Genomic DNA from Lactuca sativa cultivar Salinas chromosome 8, Lsat_Salinas_v11, whole genome shotgun sequence:
GTGATTTGTAATGCAAGAGGGAGCTTTTCCATTCAGATCCATCATTATCAACTGATAGGTTTAATAGTTACAAAAACTATGTGCTTGTGGAATTTCAGTTACCACTTAGAGGCAGATGCAACCTAAAGGATTTATATCATAACACTTTGAATTTAACATACCATGAAAAACAAACTAACATGAATAATAATTGAAACGCTAGTATAATCGAAATACAAGAATTAAGGTTAGATACCTTTcatttgttatagtaaacaaatcacttcaatccCTTGTAATTATTGGACTTGGAAAGCTTAGCACCTAAAGGATGATgactctaatggctcacacccataCCCTAGAACTAGAAGACAAGAGAAGAGAATGGAGGAGACCAATAGAAGATCAGATTTTACTAGATCTAGAATGAGTGGACGAAAATAAAAGTGTTATACCTTTATTTATTGTTacaagaaaaccctaaaaaccctaaatttgaacatataataatatatttcaaATCAGGTAATTATCGAGTTTCCTAATTATCATTTGGAGTCTTCTTAAAACCTTAATTGGGTACTCAAAACCATCCATCTTATGGAAGTTTATAGATCCTCtcatttgttcaactattgaaaaaTTACGACTCAgtccttgcacctttaattaattccaattaacccTAAATTAATTCCAGGTTAATTCTTATTAATAATTTATCAGTTCTAATTGATttcacattaatttattaatcatacaaACTTACAAATCAATTGTTTAACAATTGAtcccacattaatttattaaacaCATAATAAATCAACAAATCAACTATCTTTTTCCAATTaatctattaatcacatgtatattaaaaaaatatttgttataatttattaatcatataataaactaataaatgtATCCTCTCTCTAGAAATGTCACTCTAACCAAGTTCTACTTATGAGGGCAGCCCACACTACTAgagaaaacagccttttacgacgcgcaattcgtgtcgtaaaatgctcagacgacgcaaatgcgcatcaaggaaggctctgtcataacgagagatgacacgcttttgcgcgtcgtctatagacgacagacatttatgacatgcaatgcatatcattaaaacccctgtcaagaaaggccatgtcataaatgaagatgacacacatttttgcatatcgtaaatttaaatgtttaaaaaaatatttatatataatagaaataaaataccatatacaaaaaatacaatccattgcataaaatttaatctCATACAAttttatttcttacaatatataaattttcattcatctaatctactatgtGTTTCATACTaagaattgaaatgaagaatgcaacacttgcatatgcagcatcttatctctttcagcttgagctttcttttcctcttctaactCCAGAGCTATTCACTTTCATCAACCctgtaaacacaacacaaaatcacttgtcattttcatgctacttttaaaattaattcttattaggacattctacttttaaacctaccaatctagcaaatttttcaaagaatataatttataatttttttatggaaagtacattgctatttcttgaataCAAGATGTTACAAATCAAGAAACttacatggactgttgaccaccAGTTTCCTACATCATTTGAGTATATAAGTACTCATCAACTCTCTACTTTGCCAAAAGTAACCTATTTCACATCAAATTAAAattgattttaatcaaatttgtatTACCTCCCAAGTGAATTTGTCTATGTTTGTTTTCCCCTTTCCCACCATGAACCTGCAAGACACGAGACATCAAGtaaatcaaaattaaattttgattttttttcctttcaGTAACGATTAACAAAAAACAAAAGGCCAACCCACTCCCTTTACCTCATTCCAGCTAACCCACTCCCagaaaacaagaaaaaaataataaaaaaatatcaacCAACATTTTACTTATATTTGAGAggttttcatattgatttgtttattttttaataaatagttTACATACTACACCTATGGTATGGATCCATTATAAGTGGAATTGTATAactagaaaaaaataaaaaaaaaatatcaaccTAATAATTTGCATCATATGGTATGGATCCATTATAAGTTAACACAAAAAATGGGAAAAAAAAGACAGAAATACCCCTCTCCATAGCATCAAAACCAACCAAAACTGAATAAAATTGTGACATAATCAAACTCATTTATCTCAGCTTTGAAAACATATAACTTAAGAGGTGCTAAACACAAAGCTTCCAAGATAATGAAGGGTATTTATGTCAATCTCTGAGCAGCCTCCTTAGCAAGAACCCTCTCTTTTGCTTTGGTTTTAGCTTGTGATTTTGACCCTATTATCCCACCACCCCACTTCTTTCTGTACTCATCATACTTATCATTGAAATTGGCCTAAAACAAACAATAGAAATTCATTCATCAAATCAGAATCAACCATAAaatctttaaataaataaattttataaaaaacagATACCTTGATGGCTTCCAAGATTCTGTTGAACTCCATCTTATCTTCATTCTTGATTGTAGTCAAGCACAGAGCTACTGCAGTTTTCTGATGAACAATCTGGCATAACATCCACAATAAACATGTTAACTCAAGCAAAACAATCAAAGGGTATTTAAGTAAAAACACTTACAGTTCCCAAACAAGATTTTCCCTTCACAGATGCATCTTTCTCATTTTCTTTCCTCGAAAAAACTCTAAACTGGTGTTAAGGTAGCATGTTCATTTCATCACCACACAGGTTGTATGATCAGAAGGATCTAAAGGaaaaatgcaaaataaagaaaataaacaacTGAATCCACAAGGTGGTAATggtatatgaaaaaaaaacagcAGATATACTTTGAGAAAGGAAGTAAGAAAATACAAAACCTAGAAGAATGAATGTCAACACATTGTCACAGAATCTATACGTGTGCAAATGCCCCTATCATTATATATATACCAAATCATCAGCATCCATACACCAAGGGTATAATCGTCATTTAACTCTTACATGCTTAAGCCAAAGCCTAAGACTGAATGTATCAAGACATTAACTCTTTAACTAATGTAAGTTATCTCATGTTCAAATTGATGATATTATGAAATTTTTTAACTGGAATGTAAAGGGTATAATGGTCATTTTCTCTCCACACCAGAATTAAAGAGATGAAAATTATTTACCTTAATAGAGACCTTGGTCTTAACCTGATTGTTCAGAGCTTCAGCCATTGACTACAACCAATGAAACATGAAGTGATAATGATATCTCACAGATTAaataatcatcaaaacacataCTACCTTCACACTGAATTAACACATAGTTAAaaaaagaagaataagaagaagctCTAAAGAGTTAAGAGACCTTATCAAACTGAACAAGAACTTGAATAGCAAGCTCAGGACCAAGAATCCCACTTGATACCATCTCATCCAAAGTTTCAGTAAAACACCTTATTCATGATTATATGATAATGGCATGTGACTCAGTTACATAGATATTAAAGAGAAGAATTTGGAAAAGGGTGAATCGAACACCTTATTCTTTTTGTTTAATTTACACCATACCCAATCATTTGAAACTCAGATCCATTGGTGTATGCATGACTATCACGCATCATTGATTTATCACTAAGACTCATAATTAGGCGTTACAACGTGATACTAGGTTGCCGCCTCCAGCTCCTATGCATATGTAATCTAGAAAATGAAAGTATTAGGCTTAAAATTGATATACAAAAGATGAGAATATAGATGAGAAGATGAGAAGATATATGTACCCTAGCAGTAAAATTGATACAAACCTTTGTTCGTCATGTATGGATGTTTGATATGGGTGTTCTGGTCATCAATCTCATTTTCATGATTTGTAAGACCATCTGCTGATAGAATCATGCCTGCTGCTAGGTCAGAATGTTCTGTTGCAGCAGAGTTAACCCTGCCCTCGGCGGCAGGAATGTGAGGGTTAGTTAACCTAGCCACGATTTGAGGTTCGGGAGTGGTGCTTCTAGACAAAGAACCACTGAGTGTAGATGCGTAAGTAAGAGAAATTGCTGACATCATGTGAGGATGGTTTAGGCTTGAAACACGAAGCTTACATGGAAACCAGATCTTGGTGAAGACCAAAATATGCAAAGAAATAACGTGTTCATCTCCCCTTACATGTTTTGAACCAGGCGAGAGGGACGAGATGGAAATACGAGAGTGAGATAGAAAAAATTAGGGTCAGATTTAGGAACCCTAAATCATCGGCTGAAATTGATAACTGGGAGGTAAGAACCCTAAATCCTCAGCTCATTTGGGTCGAATTAAGAGCGTAAGAACTTGTTGGAACCGAGAATTAGGTTTTTGGTGGAGATGATGGATCGAGGAATTGAGGAAGTTGTGGATGAAGACGAAGGCCCTAATTCGAAGAGGCGGGGAATTTTTTAGATGAATAGGCAGGGGTTaattttttggatttcatttttCCTCCTAAAACGTTTGTTTCCTTAAAAGAAATATAAAGTGACACAGTTACACGAAACACATTTTTTGATAGGTTCCTTccgtatttctttttcttttttttcatttttgacaCTACATTTAGGGCATgcaaaaatgcgtgtcctctatccgtCAAATTTTGGACAACtgacattaattttagggcacacacaaatgtgcgtcctctatcagtgtgtgttattaattgcgcgtcgtaaaagactATATTTCTAGTAGTGCCAAAAAGGATTTTCCTTTTTATTACTAGACTATACCAATTTAATTAAGAGCTTAAACACCTTAATCCAATAGTATCCCACTTGAATTACActataactacaattgcaagtatatTCTTGAACCAAACAATAATGTGTGCTTTCCAAATGCACTTTTGAACTCTGATTCAAATCCAACATTGGTCCTaggataagtgatcaactattcatttgttctacaagatatcgtatgagcAGAGTCATGGATTAAATGATCAACCTCATGTTCAATTAGTCTCTTTCCCGAATTTCCTATTTATGATCAAATTCAGACTATAAAATCGAACAAATAATTCTAGTATGAATTAGGCATGGTTTTGATAGATCAACTCAAATCACCAAGGggaccacatatatcacttttcatGTTAAGGAAAAAGGAATGACTAAACTCTGatataaaataattcattttaCTCACCAAATCCTGCATGGAATTACACTTAAGAACACCCAATTACGAGATGTGTTGAAGTAAACCAATGCAAAACTGATTTGAAAAATATGACTTATATATCCGTGTTTgaagaataaaatatattatcatcttagaattacttgtgattaaatccatgaagtaatctctaagtgtggGTTTATCTAATACTTAAATTTTTATTTCCAAATACTCATGAATAATGTAGCAAGTCATATGCAATGTCCAATCCCTATGTATAATCTACAATTGatccatgacaatcttaattcactacttacttctaaAAGTATAAGCGATTGTGGAATTTTGAATActaaaattattcaggaagtaaaacattcaaagtgaaacacaataataaattaattaactagAGTATCATAcccattgaatataaataaatcccAATTATTTAATCATTATAATAATTGCAAATttattcattgtttaatgtttcgaGTAAATAGctaaccacttgaattagataacatcagtcatgccatgttatgaacatgcatactatgcctcTCGATGGTCCTTCCTTTTTAAACAGATTAACTAAGCATTACTCCAATGATTCTCCTTTCACTACTCCAAATTCTTATCATTATCTAATATGTAGCGGAATTTCATCTTTACATGCATTCTCCTTCTGTGATGTCGAGGTTCTAAGGTCACAGAGATCGAGCCTTCAATATTACAAAATGTTCCACTAGAACTTGTTACTAAAAATAATCTCATGGTTATAAAGTCTCAAATTTAAGGTACACCCCTTGAACACCTCTCTTTCATTAAATTTTCTAGATCACATGTAGATTCTAGAAGCATcacccattatggaaacatttccacattcccataTGGACACCCATTCTGACCAATAATCGTCTCAGTCCAAAACATGTGACTATGGTCCTTCCCAATAATATCATACTTCTAACTATACACAAGCAACCAGTGTTTGGTAAAaccttagaatgttcttgacaattgtttaataaCTTTATTCACACAAAATTCTAATCCTTTCTCACAATGCTAAAGGCATTTgcaaaatttaaaataatcaaatattataacacatgtgatcgatcttatatccgaagcatatgagactcgATTCATTATGTCATACATAAAGACTTGATTTATtcaatctcttgctataatatttccatatatcgaatCTCCTatattgaaatatttcaacatgatattcatatatatatatatatatatatatatatatatatatatatatatatatatatatatacacacacacacttgactaagttctattaaataatatatatatatatatatatatatatatatatatatatatatatattatttaatagaacttagtcaagtgtgtgtgtgtgtgtatatatatatatatatatatatatatatatatatatatacttgactaagttctattaaatcATACGATCTAAACCTTTAGACTCAAAAGAAAGTATGATTTCCCTCTCCCTAGGTTTACTATAGCGAAGCATTTCCCTAGAGACATTATTTCCGACGAACAGTATTGTCAACATGCATTACCGGCATAACaattattctcccactagctttgacatttacCTAGAAATCAACTAGACTTTTAGAAATTAATACCCTTTAACTTTCTTAAGGAAGTGAATATTTCTGTTACGCGATGCTTCGATAAATCTTCAACTAGACTTCCtaaacttatacaccttagtTGGATAGTGTTTCAATGTGAATCAATCATTTCCAACCTATAATCACATGACAAGGTTTAGGAAAAActaaaatcaaaatattttttccTACATGGATTGAAATTCGCTATTCTTAATTTCCTTTTGGTAGCACAAAGGCCTACCAGTTTTTCCATGTTGTTAGCAGCTTATCCATATTGATTAATGTACTTTCACTTACCAACATGCTCTAATTTTGCATTTAAATGAAAAACATATAAATGAAAAGCATTGTTATCCTAACTAGAGGTGCACGGAAATAAGAATGTGTCAATTAAACAGattaggttatcaacctcaggtcggTTGATTCTTGTAACTCTCAATATTAAtacgactcccactgacttcatgatatataagtttctctctcaagaaacattccttgacgagcttaaacaaatattcaaaagtttgtgCGGATTCCCGACAAGAGAACACTTTAAAGAATAGGACTTaatttatcttttgtttctcgatcaacaaaaacatcacaaatctaaatctaaatgtgctagagtaaggaAATCATTATTAATCCACATATTACAAGATGTTATCATCTTCTCTTAGTTtgaaatgagtttcaagataTGATTTATTGTTACTAGAGCATGGatctaaaacttgattggaacaaagtatgactcatctatgATCGAACCATTTTGAATAATGACCGATTCTTCTTCCTAGTCATAAAATTGAACTAAGATGTTCTTTGAGGATTAAATGTGATACAATTCCTCAATTAATAGGatcatcataaaacatgatactaaattaCTCTGCTTTgtttttcagattggagaatcaTTTATCTTTCCGTCTAATAGGACCTTCTATTCACTCTGCTActctttgaaccttttcaaaagtactagaattatatttaatcttataaacaaaaacatattaGCTGAAGCATCAATAAATTACGACGAATAGAGTTATCGTCCCTTGTGTTGGATAGGAAAtgtccatatcaacatgtactagatccattagtccttccCTTGCCTCAAATGAATATGTGAACAATGAATTAGTCATAGTTTTCCAATGAACAAGATTCTCATGCATCATGCAATTCGAATTGTATGACTCTAactttctgtctaattgaaacttagTGTTGGAATTTCTTTTTACTTGGTCAATTATGATAGCACCACAAGCACGTTCTAGAAGAATCAATATCCACTATTAGTATTGATATTATTAGAAACATAAGCAACACTTTCAttaatgccattgcaaggaaatataaaataatggtaacaaactttatttttattgataaaataaaatttgaactTGTCCCtacaatg
This window encodes:
- the LOC111886698 gene encoding uncharacterized protein LOC111886698; translation: MVSSGILGPELAIQVLVQFDKSMAEALNNQVKTKVSIKFRVFSRKENEKDASVKGKSCLGTIVHQKTAVALCLTTIKNEDKMEFNRILEAIKANFNDKYDEYRKKWGGGIIGSKSQAKTKAKERVHGGKGENKHRQIHLGGYFWQSRELMSTYILK